In the Balearica regulorum gibbericeps isolate bBalReg1 chromosome 3, bBalReg1.pri, whole genome shotgun sequence genome, ATTTCAGGAATTCAACATgatatttcctttccaaatctGAGCAAATTACCTCCTGAAAGTCCTGATTCTTGCTGTTGTTCATTTATGGATTTTAGAATGGGAATCACCAGTAGCTGGTgatggaggggagagaggaggttGGAGGAAAAGTTTTGTTAGTGACTCCAAGAAGAGAGGGAGTAAagcagtgcctttttttttttttttttttgcattgcgGCTTGTATCAGTTTGGTGAATTATAGCTTCAGAAGTTGTCCTTGGCGATACATTGCCCTAATGTATACATGCCAACTAGCACTGGCAGAAAaaattcctcctcctgcacctcctccctcccttcttcatCGCCTAGCCCCTTTTCATTCCCTGGTCATCACTGCTGGCTAGTGTAAATCTAACATGAGTGCCACCAGGCCCGATTCTCTTTGCACTCAGGTTTTGTGTCACTACTACTCCATGGGGAATAGTGGCTCACTTATTCCAGAGCAATTTGGGAGAAAATTGAACCCACTTGCATTGAGCGTTAAAACAGCAAAGAACTAATGAGtggttatatttttatttatatattctatTTATGACTATATTTATGGATTTATATGTGCTCAGAGAATCCaagaaatgataaatatttaccTGTATTTATTCAATAACTTATCTACtgaataaaatttgtattttatttaaaacgATGTTGTTTTATGGTAGCtcaaaatgaaagcagacaCAGAGAATGGGTTTGTGCTGCAGTAGCACTGAGAGATTTCAGCAAAGATCAGGCTTTTTCCTGGCGCAGTGACGTAAGTTAGAGGGAACGCAAGAGGACCTGCAGCCTGAATAGAtgaaaagatgcaaagaaaaaaggctgaaagTGGTGAAGTGAGGTTATACAGGCAGCGCTGGAGGAGTTGGCAGTGGCGCCAGGTTCTCTAGACCTTGGAGATGATCGCTAGGGATGGTGGGAAAAGACGTGGGAGACATCACATTGCAAGGCTGCAGCTGAAATTTGGGATGGTAGTCTAGCCTGGTTCATGTGAGCTGGGAAAGGCCTGTCCTAACCTCTTGCAGACAAGTTGTCATCCTTATAAGCAACCTTCTTCTCCACCAGCTGGATGGTTGGCTAGGCAGGAATGTGGGGAAATGTGCAAAGATGTCTTCATCTCACCGCTTTTTAACCAGCCAAATATTATGTGTTGGGCTCTTATGTGGTGGATGAGAATTTCTCCGCATCAAGCGAACAAGGGATAAACACCTCCAGGACAGGGTTACCTGCTGAGCTGAGGTGTCCTAACTCGGGAAAGGAGGAGTTGCCCTTTCTCTCCCTTAGGTACCAAAGGAGCACAGCCTAACAAGactcattatttattattttatcagaTTGCTgcactgttgggtttttttttgacactACACATATTTCATCCAGAGCTGAGCCAATTCTCAGACCTCTGACTTTGGTTTCTGCTGGTGGAAGTTTTAGGCCTGTATTTCCTTGTTCACCTGCATTTAAACCATGGTAAACCTGTATGCATGCattcttgtatttcattttggCTGCACAGAAGCGACTTTAAATTAGGTACACTTGGTGCAGGTAGACCCTGGGTTTCCTCCCCTGAGTAGGTGAGATGAGTCGTTGGGTCTAAATGACTCCTTTGGTGCTTGTTTGTCGAGTTGGGTATATTCCCTGCCCTGCAGGTCACTGGGAGCCAGTTCAACAAGCCACGGGTAGCCAGGTGGGGAAACCGTCTCATTCAGTTACAAGCGTTTGTACTCATTTGTGGCAGCAGCTGTTTCATTATGACCACCAAGCTCTTTTTGTGGTGGAGAGCAAACCCATGCAGGCGTCTTCTGTGCGCTCTTGTGTAACACCAGCCCTCCTCTTACAGTAACCGCTGACCAGGAAATCGCATGCTGCGCACCCTGGTTCCTACTCCTGAcctatttctctctctctcgaTAAACCTAGCTCATGGGGTTGTTCTCACTTGTTTTGTGGGGAGAAAACTAGCCTACATTTCTCTCTCCAGACATAATTATTTGGGCATTCGCTTCGTGGCGGCTAAATGCGTGTAAGGTCCTGTGCTGATGCTCTTAAACATCCTTCAGCTTAGCTTAAGAGTTGTTTTAACTGGATGAATTATGAAGTAGctaattaagaaaatgcaaaggtaGCTAATTAAGGAAGTCTCACCCATGAGGTTTTGCAGCCAGTGCTATCAACAGCAAACCACACACCTCTCAGTAAGGCATGCACTAGTATGTGGGGattgtttctaaataaaatgaGCAACAAGGGTTATTTCCTTCTAATGGCATCATTCTTAGAGTGCAATTGGTTGTAAATATGAGTCTGgttattttttaagtgctgGCTTTTGTGATGAGGTAGGTGGTTGGCTTTCATTCCCAGCAATCTAAGAACACGGCAAATGAGTTTATGCTTCTTGTAAACAGCACAGTCATATTGCCACCAAAGGCAAGCACAGTTCACAGCTGAGGACCAGcctttgcttgtttttgttcCCCTTGCAGCAACAGACCCAGTCCCTGGATGCCCAGCTGGGCACCTCTGGCTCTGCAATGCAGTTTAGAGCAGCCCTCAGGGACTCGGTTGTTTTATGAGAAGGAGAAGACACAGCTATAGGTGTAGTAGCAGTCCCGCGGTGCCTTCTCTTAACCTGCTGGGCTAAGCAACCTATGGTCACAGGTTGGTACCTGAGTCTCATGGTCTTTCctattcctttcctcttctgcttgcCTCTCACTAACCTCCTTTGCCTCTGCccttgctcactcctccccttgGCTGTGCCTGTTCTGGCAGCTCAGACAGGGATCCTGTTGCGTAGCAGCTCTCGTGGGATGCTGGAGGGAGCATGCCGCAGAGACTCCTGCATTAGCATGGGCTGGGAGGCACAGCAGTGATGTGAACCTGGGTAGATGCACAggaattaaatatataaagaatGCAAAGGTTGAAACCTAAAAGGTTGAAACAACTCAAGAACTGTTCGTGTCTGAGTTTGGTAAGCCAAAGGAGCAATGGCTTGAAAATCCAAGAGTTGAGATGGCTTGTTGAGAGGTAGACCCAACAGGCAAAATTTTAAGGGGGTGAGCAATTTGCTGGTCAGTCCTGTGGGGATCTGTGGTTTGGTGCCAGTATGATGGGTATAGATGATGGGGTGGGTTTCTATATCAGAGTTCTGGCTGTCCTGGGAGATGACCTGACAGGTCAGACCAGAAACCTGCTCCCATGTCATCATCACAGGGTAAAATGTAATACTTGCCTTggtctccttcccctgcctccttccccttcttccttgcTCTCTGATGTTATTTATAACCTTGTGCTTAAGAAGAGTCTAGGTGTGTGAGCCAAGTCTGCATCTCCTACAGCACTGTTACAATGCAGTGACAAAACCACATCTGCATAAAACGTCTGTCATCATTGCCTGGTACTGCTTGGCAGGCCCAGAGCTGTTGATGGTGATGGGACCATGTGCGGGGGCTGGCCTTCAGGAGCTGAGACTCCTGAGACCAGCCAGactcagcagcagaaacacaccacgctttctgtctttgctactcacacaaatattttccgTCTTCTAGGAGTGGAGAGTAGTATCAGCTTCAAGTCTTCCGCTCTTCAGATAAATCCATTCCTGCTTTCTgtgtaacttttctttttccatttatttatttatttttccttcagaaagctaacttattttttccacctttttctgtaacttcaacaaaagattaaaaacacatttgatGCTCTTTGGGGGTCGCGGACTGAGTAGGCTCTAcccaaaatactgttttttggGCCTAGCTTTCTATGAGTGAGTTCAGAGGTTTTACTAGTACAAAGtgtcacatttctgttttatctgCATTCTTTGTAAGCACGATATGTTTGTTTCATGATCAAGGTTCCCTGTTCCAGTAAATGAATAGAGTTGGTTTATCTTCTCTCTAACTTACCCCTAtaatttttggggggtttgctttttatttcaggcTTCTGAAATCTGTACTTCTGGCCTCCTTCACGTCGTAAGGATTGCCAGACAGTTGAATCCGTATCATCTTTTACAAGCATCTAGTATCTGTCCAGCTTGCTTTGGTAACTGGCAATGATGAACACGGTTACCTGACCATTTGCTACACGAATCCATTCTCAatcttccctttctgctggGTTTTACTCACAGGTTGCCACACAATCTGGCTGCTGAGCCACTGCTGCTCAGATTTTGGCAAACTGAACATGAAACTGAGACAAGGAGCAGTGCTGGACTGGAAACTTTTGTGTTCAAGAGGGTTTTGCCACaattccttccctccccaccatgATGATATCTTTAAAGGACATCAGATAAGCAGGAATTTGCACTGAAACTCTACAAAATAAGAAAGAGCAAGTTTTACCTGTTGAACCTCAAACTGATAAGGGATGTGCAAGGGTGGAAGAGGACTCCTACTCTCTTTGGTCTCCTGTCATGGTCAGTATTGACTGAAGTCACTGATTTGGTGACCTCATGGCAGGATGCACTGATTTGGAATTATTCTGCACCTTATCAACTGAACACAGCAGTGCGAAGGAAGACCTTTTAGCTCACGATGACAGGAATTACAAGAGAACTTGcagtaggaaagaaaatagtCCTCAGGCCAAACAAATCCAGGAAATCACACTATTAAACGCTTCTGCAGGAGCATGTGCAACACCCAAGCAGCTTGCAGAGGTAAGTATGAAGTTTGCACGAGGccaagtaaacaaaaaaagcttgtgCCCTAAGGCATGGATTTCATTGGGTTGGTGAATGGTCCGAGAGAGAATGACGCTCCTGAAAGGACCAGAGTATCTTTGCAGTCCGTCAGCAGAAAGCTGTCAGCATTTTTGGTGCTTCAGCTGCATCATCTCTTGCTGACCTGGTTCTGACTTTTTCCACACAGTAGCTCTCTCTCAGCATTGCTAACTAGTCTCCATTGCTCGTGTGCCAACTCCAGCTAACTGCACATCACCACCAGGTAATAAAGGGTGGGACTTACTGTAATTTTAATGTTAGAGATTACTTGGGCTGCTGCAGACAGTTTAACAAAGCTCCTTCTATAGCCAGTGGTAGGACGTTGAGAGATTATCTAATGGACAAGGCAGTCAGCTCTATTTCAATCTTCCTGAACTGATATTTATTTGACTGCTTGAAAACCTCAAAGGATGAGTGTTCCTTgatgcttggggttttttttgacaatCTGTTCCCATGCTTAATATTCTTAGGACAGCCAGCTGGGTGAACTTCAGGACCTGCAGGAGACCTTAAGGAGACCTAAGTGGAGACAAGGTAGGAAACAGGCTAAGTTAGGCTTACATATACTGCTAGATACCTACATATGGGCAAAGTTGTATCAGTCTTTGAAGGTAACTAAAGGTGTGGACAGGAGTTCACTGCCGTAATTGCAGATACTGTGATTGCTCAGAGTTAATTAATGTTTCTTTGGACCAGTGTATATCTGCTAGGTCAAGGGATGGTATGAAACCTGTGGCTGTGCTGTGAGCTTAGGAGACAAGCTGACCGACCTGAATTTCCCTGGGGTAGATTAGGGAGGGATGAGGCTCACTGGCACAGCTGAAGGGAATAACCCCCAGCAGCAAAAGTTGGGATGATCACATCTCCAGTTAGCACAGCTGGATCTGGAGAAGATGCTTTTACCTGAGAGGATCTTGCCTCTCATTAGGGACTTGCATCCCTGATCTCTGCATTTCTAGAGATTCTGTATTTCCTGCTGCATTTGCCAATGGCATTTTGCCAGTGCTTTCTGGTCACACTTCCCCGAGATGGCAGCGAACAAAACATCCGCATCTTTGCAAACCAGCCTGCCTTTTGAAAGATGGAACATTTTCATCCGAGCACTTTTCACTCAAGAGTGCTTTAAATAAACCCACCTGAAATGCTAGACATCCACCTACGCAAGTCCCATCGCAACCGTGGTAGAAGTGCTATGTCAGGGTGCTCTACATTTGAAGCACAAACTGCTGACAGCGAACGTATTGGAAGGATACAAGCATGGAGAAAATTACTATTGCAGTTAGCAATACATGGTTAATTGCTTCAATTATCCACCGGACCTACTCACATGCTTTTCCTTGTGCACCCATGTAGTGACcctgtttcacagaaaatgtgttgAAATGGGTTGGACTGAAAGTCACAGATGGTGTCAAATCAGAGTTAAAACTCAGCAGTGGAAATACACTCGCCATTTTAGAGGAGGGagtttctttcttcccaaagaAGCATTCAAAGTGTTGCATTGAACCTACCTTTACAAATTCCTTTCCAATCAGATAATTGGGTGGATAACCAGGTAGTTAcccactgcttttattttttgccagtCTGCCTTTAATGTGAATTTATTGGGTATCACTTGGTAAATAATTTTCCTCCAGGTATCTTAGTTTCTCTATCGGTAAAACAGTGTTAATAATAAGCCCTTACTTTTCTATGGGCTTTACGTTCCACTGCAGCAGAACTAGATGTTATCAGGGGAATTTTAGCTTTTAGCATCATGCAAATCTCTTATATAGTCATACTTGAATTGAATGATTTCTTGTCTTATCAAAAAGGCTTCtttagaaagaaaggagaataccacagaattatttacttttttttattagacaAAGATAAATAAGCAGAAACATTATTACTGACTTTTCCACTAGCATAAATAGAATTacataaataaacatttcaaagtgtaaACTAAAGATGTGAAAAGCGTTCCCATTAGTTTTTCAGCTGACACATGAAAGTGTCCAGATTCTGAATTCACAGCGTTTGAGATTTTtggggaaaacatttttttaaaaaaaaccctgagacttcttcattttaaatatattctgatACATTCTAGCTAATCATTATGGCTTGATTCAGTCAAGCCTTACAGTTAGGCAAGGAAGCTCTCCTCCACGGCTCCCTGCTCTTACACTTCTGGCTCCCTTTAAGCCTGGTGTCGAATCAAGGGGGTGACACATGTGCAGCCCACagtgattattttcttctccaaccGGTATGACTGCTGGCAGCCTTTCTGCTCCCTCCGGAGGACAAGGATCTCCTGTTTGATGGGCACGGAGTTGACGCTGTGGTCCAGCTGTCCATCCAAATTCACACACCTGGAGTGGCGGCACTTGGCATCAGCGATCACCTGGGGGAAACGGTTGTGGTCCTCGTCGATCCTATAAGTTGACATGCAAGGAagcatttgaaatggaaatgctcCATCACTGGAGGCATGATAATTTGGATCACTATGGGCTCCTAGTTTGGGAACCTGTATCTCCTGGGAGATTGCCTGTGAAGGGGCAGCAGATCCTCGACTACTGTaggtttttaagaaataaagtgTAAGTAAATACTGCAGGTTCTTGAGTGTAAAACAAACATGCCAGGACTGCATGCAACTGCCTTTCAAAGGAGTTGCTTTAAATAGGTACTGACTTTGAAAGACCGATTAGAAATGATTTGAGCTTCCCAACATGTCAGATTGACTAACGAGCCAAAGACCTTCATCTCCTGTCCAAAACATGAAATGTTCTTAGGGCCTGATGCTGATGTTGTTAAACCACCTTTGAATTTGGTGCAATGTTAGCCTTCCGAGGAATTTTTTGTGATGTCTTAGGTAAAGAATGCTTTTGAAGATAAAGCTTACCCCaatatacaaatacattaattaaatttcaaaaataatttacttttccttctctatGTTGGCCTCGTCCATGTTTTTGCTCTGTGCTCCTTTCTGTATTGGTTATCTTTCAAAGAGGATTATATGGACTGTGGGTACCCTCACATTTCCAAAACCTCTCAACAACAAAGCACTGATAATAAAGATGTGGACATAGCCTCTGCAGTATTCTCGACCATTGCAGCCAGTGTATTTCTAGGTCAGAGATTGTACCTGTAATCCCATGGAGCCAGAGAGCGTCTGCTGACATCAAGAGACATTTTGGTGTCCTGGTTCATGTTGCTGATGCTTATGTTGACTCTCACAGTTTGAGGGAATTTTGAATCTTTTTGGGTCAGGCATCCAGCATATGCTTGCTTGAAGAGGCTCTCCGGCTTGAGTCCAGGCTGTATCACCTTCCCGTAGGCAGAACTGCTGGCTaacagcacagccagcagcattAAGAGCAGTGATCTGAACTGGAGACAATAGATGCATTTAGGACACAATGCAGGTACAGCTGCTGTAACAAAGCCCACCTAGTGACTCCTCTGCGGGGCTGGGAAATTCATCCGCAATCAGCCTAGCTGGTAGTTATAGTCTATACTGCAGGTTGGAGTAATTATAGAAAAATGTGCCATATATCATATTCAtgtttgctttcactttctAATTCTACAGTGCTGACAGGTACGGTATACACTCAGTTGTAATTTGGTGAgtaaaaaaatatcaattatacaaaataatataataCAGGAGATAGCAGAAAGGATATAACAACAAAAAGACCCTTTAAGATTGAGTTCTGAGTGTATTTCTTGACTTCAGAGTTTGTGGCAGTAGCCCTGTTCACTAATATACCCACACAGTCTCATTGCTGCCCCATGCTGGTGTTATTCAGCAGTCTCCTGTTTTAGTTATTttcaattaatgttttaaacaaCCATTTTAAAGGTGGGTGCAGATCCCCATTCCTGACAGTCATCTATTAGAATTTAAATATGTATCTGTCAAATTGGTTGGAAAACCCCCCACAAAGCAAGTTCTTACCAGAGAAGCACAAAGGATCGGAgacatctttctttcttctctaacTGCGGGTGATGCTTGTGCTGGGCTCTGTCGAACTGAAGGTGTCTGGGCATGTTTGCTGGTGGACTTTTTATAAGGCCTTCTGTGCTGTCCTAGTTAACGTGGAGTAGGTGTTTTTTCCCAACCTGAAATGTGGTTTCTGACCATAACGTAAATTAAAAAGTGTATATGTATATCTTCCATTAACGCTCATGGAAGACAGGATATGGCTTACCTTTTGTAAGATCTATAAATGGTATTACTTTAGCCCTGTCAAACAGTAAGAGAACTCAATGAtaatgtgtggtgggttgaccctggctggaggccaggtgccccccagagctgctctatcactgccctccttaa is a window encoding:
- the IL17A gene encoding interleukin-17A — encoded protein: MSLVGFVTAAVPALCPKCIYCLQFRSLLLMLLAVLLASSSAYGKVIQPGLKPESLFKQAYAGCLTQKDSKFPQTVRVNISISNMNQDTKMSLDVSRRSLAPWDYRIDEDHNRFPQVIADAKCRHSRCVNLDGQLDHSVNSVPIKQEILVLRREQKGCQQSYRLEKKIITVGCTCVTPLIRHQA